The proteins below come from a single uncultured Dethiosulfovibrio sp. genomic window:
- the cheB gene encoding chemotaxis-specific protein-glutamate methyltransferase CheB gives MIKVLVVDDSMVLRKLLCRVLTKDPDIEIVGQCSNGKEALDFVLSIPVDVVTMDIQMPIMDGFQATKRIMEEKPVPVVVISSCLEPDDVEKTFKAIEAGAVAVLPKPSPQSNSFEGYGKQLCSAIKDASVASVETSDRRGKVQTYDEEYRSIKATAVGASTGGPHALAELLSAIPGDFPAPILVVQHIAAGFLEGMAQWLSQSTELKVKVAEDGEILLPGTVYLAPEGRQMKVSEMKIDLSDEPSEHGVKPSASVLFRSVRTSIGPCSAGILLSGMGRDGAQELKDMKDNGSLTFAQDRDSSVIWGMPGEAVRLSAACKVLPPKAIGKALYLCARKG, from the coding sequence ATGATAAAAGTTTTAGTGGTAGACGACTCGATGGTCCTCAGGAAGCTATTATGCCGGGTGTTAACCAAAGATCCTGATATAGAGATAGTTGGGCAGTGCAGTAACGGAAAAGAGGCATTGGACTTCGTCCTGTCGATCCCTGTGGACGTTGTCACCATGGATATTCAGATGCCTATTATGGACGGTTTCCAGGCAACCAAGAGAATCATGGAGGAAAAGCCCGTCCCGGTGGTGGTAATCAGCTCCTGTCTTGAACCCGACGACGTTGAAAAGACGTTCAAGGCCATCGAGGCCGGTGCGGTAGCTGTGTTACCTAAACCGTCACCACAGTCCAACAGCTTTGAGGGCTACGGGAAACAGCTATGCAGCGCTATAAAAGACGCCTCCGTAGCCTCCGTCGAAACATCCGACAGAAGGGGAAAAGTTCAGACCTACGACGAAGAATACCGATCGATAAAGGCGACAGCGGTAGGAGCCTCTACCGGAGGTCCTCACGCACTGGCGGAGCTGCTCTCGGCCATCCCCGGAGATTTCCCCGCTCCTATACTGGTGGTACAGCATATAGCCGCCGGTTTTCTGGAGGGAATGGCCCAATGGCTATCCCAAAGTACCGAACTAAAGGTCAAAGTCGCCGAGGACGGGGAAATACTCCTGCCTGGGACGGTCTACCTAGCACCGGAAGGGCGGCAGATGAAGGTATCGGAGATGAAAATCGACCTTTCCGACGAACCATCGGAACACGGGGTAAAACCATCGGCCTCGGTGCTGTTTCGGTCCGTAAGGACCTCCATAGGCCCCTGCTCCGCAGGGATTCTGCTCTCAGGGATGGGAAGAGACGGTGCACAGGAACTTAAGGACATGAAGGATAACGGATCCCTTACATTCGCCCAGGACAGGGATAGCTCGGTGATATGGGGAATGCCAGGAGAGGCGGTAAGGCTCTCCGCCGCCTGCAAGGTATTACCGCCTAAGGCTATAGGGAAAGCCCTCTATCTATGTGCGAGGAAAGGATGA